The Snodgrassella alvi wkB2 genome window below encodes:
- a CDS encoding cytochrome o ubiquinol oxidase subunit III: MSTETLIHGSAHEHAHHDNGSLKVFGFWIYLMSDLILFSCLFATYIVLLPGTAGGPSGKDIFELPFVLVETFALLLSSITYGFAVLAMNRNNQSQVLLWLVITFVFGACFIGMELYEFHHLITSGMGPDRSGYLSGFFALVGTHGLHVTAGLIWMAVMMIQVASRGLTSVNRMRINCLSLFWHFLDIVWICVFSIVYLMGVAL; the protein is encoded by the coding sequence ATGTCAACTGAAACCTTGATTCACGGTAGTGCGCATGAGCACGCTCACCACGACAACGGTTCACTGAAGGTATTCGGGTTCTGGATTTACCTGATGAGTGACTTGATTTTGTTCTCCTGTCTGTTTGCCACCTATATCGTGCTCCTGCCGGGCACAGCAGGTGGTCCAAGCGGCAAAGACATTTTCGAGCTGCCTTTTGTGCTGGTAGAAACTTTTGCTCTTTTATTGAGTTCCATTACTTACGGCTTTGCCGTGCTGGCAATGAATCGCAATAATCAGAGTCAGGTTTTATTATGGCTGGTGATTACTTTTGTATTCGGTGCATGCTTCATCGGGATGGAACTGTATGAATTTCATCACCTGATTACAAGTGGTATGGGTCCTGACCGCAGTGGTTATCTTTCTGGCTTTTTTGCTCTGGTCGGCACCCACGGTCTGCACGTTACTGCCGGTTTAATCTGGATGGCTGTAATGATGATTCAGGTAGCTTCACGCGGTCTTACCAGTGTTAACCGCATGCGCATCAACTGCCTGAGCCTGTTCTGGCACTTTCTGGACATCGTGTGGATTTGCGTGTTCTCAATTGTATATCTGATGGGGGTAGCGTTATGA